The genomic window CACCGCGGCGGTCGCAGGTGCGCCGCTCGACGGCGGTGCCGGGTTTTGCGCGGGCACGGGAGAGGCGGCGGCCGCCACGAAAATGGCGGCGCCTAGGGCGATCGCGATAGTGCGACGCTGGCCCATAGTTCGTGGATGTTCCGCGACCCCGAGTGACGGACCTGGAGACTTTTCATCTCATGTCGCGATATGACGTGGTCGTGGCAGGCGGCGGAGCCGCCGGTCTCAGCGCCGCGATCTTCCTGGCCCGCGCCGGCGTCAGCGTCGCCGTGTTCGACCGAGCCGAGTCGAGCTTGCGCCGCGTCGAGAAAGTCTACAACTACCTCGGATTTCCGGACGGCATCGGCGGTACCGAACTGCTCGTACTGGGGAGGCGGCAAGCCGAGCGCTTCGGCGCAGCCGTTCTCGACGCGAGCGTCGACAGGGTCGCGCCGACCTCCGACGGCTTCGCCGTAACGGCGGACGATGCTGCGCACGAATGCGCGTACTTCATCCTCGCGTCGAACAAGCGCACCGATCTGGCGAGCGCGCTCGGCATCGAGCTCGGCGGCTTCGGGGGACGTTTCGTCCAGACGGATGAGAACGGCGCGACCGCCGTCGACCGCTGCTACGCCGTCGGCCGTATCACGGGGCGCCCAAGTCAGGCGATCATATCGGCCGGCGACGGCGCACGCGTCGCGATCGCGATCATCGAGCGCATTCGCGGCGGCTACTACGTCGATCACGACACGTAGGATCATGACGTATAAAGCAGGGAGCACGCTGTAGATGGGAGTCGCACGTCGGCGACATGGCGCACACGTGGCACCTGTCCGCGCCGCGCTCGTCGTTCTCGGCGTCCTCGCCGGCATCGTCGTGCTCCTCGGCGCCTGGTTCATCCGGGCGCCGCTTCCAAAACTCGACGGCACGATCGATGCTGCCTCGCTCAAGGCCGAAGTGACCATCCGGCGCGACGACCGCGGCATCCCTCACATCGAAGCGTCGTCGGCATCCGATCTTTTCTTCGGACAAGGTTTCGCGTGCGCGCAAGACCGCTTGTGGCAGATGGACGTCTTGCGGCGCGAGGCTGAAGGGAAGCTGTCGGAACTTTTCGGTCCGGTCGCGTTGAGCGTCGACGAGTATTTCAGAACGATCGGCCTCGGCGAGATCGCGCAAGCGACGGCAGATCGGGCATCGCCCGCCGAACGGCAAATCCTTCAGTCGTATGCGGATGGGGTCAACGCCGCGGCATCGACCCGTGCGCTCCCGCTCGAATTCCGTTTGCTCGGCTACAAGCCGCAGCCCTGGACGCCGGCCGACACGCTCGCCGTGGGACTGCTCATCACGAAACAGCAAGACGACAACTGGAAAGACATCCTCTTGCGCTCCGATATCGCGGCGAAGGTCGGAACCGTCGCGGCCCACGCGCTCATGGATTTCCAAGTGCCCGCGCTCGAGGAGTACATGCCCGGCTACACGCCGCACGCGAAGCCGCAGTCCGGGGGCACGAACGCGACGATGATCGAGCCCGCGCTCGATCTCGCCCGCGCGCAAGGCGTCGACTCACCTGCGCTCGCCGATCATCAAGGGTCGAACAACTGGACCGTCGGGGCATCGCGCACGACGACGGGCAAGCCGGTGCTTTCGAACGACACGCACCTCGATCACACGCTGCCGAGCACATGGTGGGTATCGCAGATCGAAGGCGCGGGCTACGACGTCGAAGGTTTCACACTTCCAGGCTTGCCCGGCGTCGTCATCGGCCACAACACGCGCATCGCGTTCGGCGTGACGAGCGCCGCCGAAGACGTCGAGGATCTCTTCGTCGAGCGGTTCGAATCGGCCAAGTCGGACCGTTACCTGGCGAATGGGAAGTGGCTCAAGGCCCAACATCGCGTCGAGCTGATCGACATCAAGGGTCGCGCTCCGCTCGCGCTCGACGTGCTCGTGACGAGACACGGGCCGATCATCAAGCGGTCGGGCACGACCGGCTTGGCTCTCAGCTGGACGGCGATGCGCGAAGGCACGAAGGTCAACGCGGTCCTCGATTGGGATCGCGCTTCCGATTGGCCACAGTTCCGCGCCGCGCTCTCCGAACTCGTGGGGCCGACGCTCAACTTCGCGTACGCTGACGTCGATGGTCACATCGGGTATCAAGATGCAGGGCGCGTGCCCGAGCGCGTCGCCGGCGACGGTACGATGCCGGTCGAAGGACAAGACGACCGCTTCGCGTGGAAAGGCGATGTACCGTTCGACGCCCTGCCGCATGCGCTCGATCCGCCGCGCGGATTCCTTGCGACGGCGAACAACGAAATCGTGCCCGGCACGTTCGCGCCATCGCTTTCGCGCGACTACTTGCCGCCATACCGGATCCACAAGATCGTCGAGCGGCTGACGCCGCCCGGAAAGCGGACGCCCGAAACGCTCGGGTCGATCCAGGGAGACGATTTCGACTACCCTCGCTGGCGTTTGGCCCAGACGGCCGCTCCGATCCTCGCCGCCTCGACATCATCCGCCGATCGCGATCTCGCCTCATTGATATCCGGCTGGAACGGCGATACGGACGTCGACGCCAACGCGCCCACGTTCCTCGCAGCGTTCGACCACGCGCTGCAGGACCGTTTGTTGAGGAAGCAGCTGGGTTCGGCACTTCTCACACGTTACGACGCTCATCAGCACTTGATAACGCCGCTCATCCGAGCACTCGACGGCGACGATACGCTCGCCAAGATGGGTATCTCTCGCTCGGCGATCCGGAGCGCGATCCTGCCGGCCGCGCACGACGCCGAAGCGGCGCTCGGCTATCCGAAGCGGCCGCTGCAGAAGTGGGGCGACGCGAACGCGGCCGTCTACGAGCACCCGCTCGCGATCGGTTGGCCGTTGACGCTGCTGAACGCTCCGACGATTCCCCAGCGCGGCGATCCGTATGCCGTCTTCCAAAGCAGGCCCGATTTCGGACCCTCCATGCGCTTCGTCGGCGACACGAGCGATTGGGATCATTCGTCGATGCTGCTGACGCTCGGCGAATCCGGAGTCTGGACGGATGCGCACTACGACGACATGGAGCGCGATTGGGTCGACGTCGAATACAGACCGACGCCGTTCAGCGACGCCGCTGTGTTAAAAGCGACGACCGATACGCTGCGTCTCGAACCGGCCGCGCCTTAGGATGGAGGGTCGCCGCCCGGATAGAAGCACGCGGCCATGATGCGCATCCGGCTTCGCTTGCTGCTGACGAGCTTCAACAAATCCGCGATGGACTACGCGCTCGCGCGGCTCGAGGTCGCACTCGCCAACCCGCATGCGCCCGCGCCGCCGCTCGTCGATCGCGTCGGCCTGCAGCTGCGCCCGGACGACGATTTCGACGCACGCTGGCCGGCCGCGCTGGCGCAAGTATCGTCGGCATCCGCTTACGTTGCCGACGCGAATCGCGGTGCGATCGCGGTCAAGCGCGACCTCGCATGGGCGCGGTTGTCTCGCACGGTCAAGATGATCCGCCAATTCGCCGACAGCATCGAGTGCTTCGCGCACGAGCGCGGCGAAGGCCGCATCGGCGGGGGCGGCGCTTGAATCTCAAGATCGCGGTGCTCGGCGCGGGTGTGATGGGGAACGGCATCGCGCACAGCCTCGCGGTCGGCGGCTTCGATGTCGAGCTCTACGATCCGATCGAAGCGGCGCGCATCGGCGCCATCGAGCAGATCCGCAAGAATCTCGCAAGAGGCGTCGAGCGCGGCAAGCTGAGCGCCGCCGAGGCCGACACTGCGCTGAAGCGAGTCAAGCCGGCGGTGACGCTCGCGGCCGCGCGCGATTGCGGGCTCGTCATCGAAGCGGTACCCGAAGAGATGGCGCTCAAGCACGCCATCTTCAAAGAGCTTTCGACGATCTGTCCGCCCGAGACGATCCTCGCGACGAACACTTCTGCGCTTTCCATCACGGAAATCGCGGCGGCCGCCTCAGACCCGACGCGGGTCGTCGGAATGCACTACTTCAACCCGGCGCATATCATGAAGCTCGTCGAGGTCGTCCGCGGGCTA from Candidatus Eremiobacteraceae bacterium includes these protein-coding regions:
- a CDS encoding FAD-dependent oxidoreductase — protein: MSRYDVVVAGGGAAGLSAAIFLARAGVSVAVFDRAESSLRRVEKVYNYLGFPDGIGGTELLVLGRRQAERFGAAVLDASVDRVAPTSDGFAVTADDAAHECAYFILASNKRTDLASALGIELGGFGGRFVQTDENGATAVDRCYAVGRITGRPSQAIISAGDGARVAIAIIERIRGGYYVDHDT
- a CDS encoding 3-hydroxyacyl-CoA dehydrogenase NAD-binding domain-containing protein translates to MNLKIAVLGAGVMGNGIAHSLAVGGFDVELYDPIEAARIGAIEQIRKNLARGVERGKLSAAEADTALKRVKPAVTLAAARDCGLVIEAVPEEMALKHAIFKELSTICPPETILATNTSALSITEIAAAASDPTRVVGMHYFNPAHIMKLVEVVRGLETADRAVEVVESVAKQCGKETVLINEAPGFATSRINAMIGNEAFYMLMEGVASARDIDKALKLGLNHPMGPFEMIDLVGLDTRLKVLEYLHATLGEKFRPCPLLVKYVKAGRLGRKVGRGVYDYPNG
- a CDS encoding penicillin acylase family protein, whose amino-acid sequence is MAPVRAALVVLGVLAGIVVLLGAWFIRAPLPKLDGTIDAASLKAEVTIRRDDRGIPHIEASSASDLFFGQGFACAQDRLWQMDVLRREAEGKLSELFGPVALSVDEYFRTIGLGEIAQATADRASPAERQILQSYADGVNAAASTRALPLEFRLLGYKPQPWTPADTLAVGLLITKQQDDNWKDILLRSDIAAKVGTVAAHALMDFQVPALEEYMPGYTPHAKPQSGGTNATMIEPALDLARAQGVDSPALADHQGSNNWTVGASRTTTGKPVLSNDTHLDHTLPSTWWVSQIEGAGYDVEGFTLPGLPGVVIGHNTRIAFGVTSAAEDVEDLFVERFESAKSDRYLANGKWLKAQHRVELIDIKGRAPLALDVLVTRHGPIIKRSGTTGLALSWTAMREGTKVNAVLDWDRASDWPQFRAALSELVGPTLNFAYADVDGHIGYQDAGRVPERVAGDGTMPVEGQDDRFAWKGDVPFDALPHALDPPRGFLATANNEIVPGTFAPSLSRDYLPPYRIHKIVERLTPPGKRTPETLGSIQGDDFDYPRWRLAQTAAPILAASTSSADRDLASLISGWNGDTDVDANAPTFLAAFDHALQDRLLRKQLGSALLTRYDAHQHLITPLIRALDGDDTLAKMGISRSAIRSAILPAAHDAEAALGYPKRPLQKWGDANAAVYEHPLAIGWPLTLLNAPTIPQRGDPYAVFQSRPDFGPSMRFVGDTSDWDHSSMLLTLGESGVWTDAHYDDMERDWVDVEYRPTPFSDAAVLKATTDTLRLEPAAP